From the Streptococcus sp. 29887 genome, one window contains:
- a CDS encoding zinc-binding dehydrogenase codes for MKAAIYEKAGKMTVAEIEKPSLQAKDDVIIKVVRACVCGSDLWGYGEDIHHDHGDTNSGHEAIGIVEEVGEDITTLVPGDFVIVPFTHGCGHCDACRAGFDGTCDNHPGYTNWGNNYQSQYIRFHYGNWALVKIPGQPSDYSEGMIKSLLTLADVMPTGYHAARVADVKPGDKVVVIGDGAVGQCAVIAAKMRGASQIIMMSRHADRQQMALESGATAVVAERGEEGIAKVREILGGGADAALECVGTEASIDQALGVLHNGGRIGFVGVPHYNNHALGSTFAQNIIIGGGSASVTTYDKEILLDAVLKGDINPGRVFTQTYSLDNIDQAYKDMANRKTIKAMVTVD; via the coding sequence ATGAAAGCAGCTATTTATGAAAAAGCCGGTAAGATGACTGTTGCAGAAATCGAAAAACCAAGCCTCCAAGCCAAAGATGATGTCATTATCAAGGTCGTTCGGGCCTGTGTCTGTGGGTCGGACCTTTGGGGCTACGGAGAAGACATTCACCATGACCACGGTGACACCAACTCTGGTCATGAAGCCATCGGTATCGTTGAAGAGGTAGGCGAAGACATTACAACACTTGTTCCTGGTGACTTTGTGATTGTTCCATTTACGCATGGTTGCGGACACTGTGATGCCTGTCGTGCTGGCTTTGATGGTACTTGTGACAACCATCCAGGCTACACCAACTGGGGCAACAACTACCAGTCTCAATACATTCGTTTCCACTACGGCAACTGGGCCTTGGTCAAAATTCCTGGTCAGCCAAGTGACTACTCAGAAGGCATGATCAAATCTCTCTTGACTCTGGCAGATGTTATGCCAACTGGCTACCACGCAGCCCGCGTAGCGGATGTCAAACCAGGTGACAAGGTTGTTGTCATCGGTGATGGTGCAGTGGGTCAATGCGCAGTCATTGCCGCAAAAATGCGCGGAGCTTCTCAGATTATCATGATGAGCCGTCACGCAGACCGCCAACAAATGGCTTTGGAATCAGGTGCCACTGCTGTTGTTGCTGAACGGGGCGAGGAAGGAATTGCCAAAGTCCGTGAAATTCTTGGCGGTGGCGCTGATGCTGCCCTTGAATGTGTCGGAACAGAAGCCTCAATTGACCAAGCCCTCGGTGTTCTGCACAATGGTGGTCGCATCGGTTTTGTTGGTGTGCCTCATTACAACAACCACGCCCTCGGCTCAACTTTTGCTCAAAATATCATTATCGGTGGTGGCTCTGCTTCTGTCACAACCTATGATAAGGAAATTTTGCTCGATGCTGTTCTCAAAGGCGACATCAACCCAGGTCGAGTTTTCACCCAAACTTACAGCCTAGACAATATCGACCAAGCCTACAAAGACATGGCCAACCGTAAAACGATTAAAGCCATGGTGACGGTGGATTAA
- a CDS encoding ABC transporter ATP-binding protein: MIEVKDISKSFKENMVLDSITMTASDGEITSIIGSNGAGKSTLIAIIMGYYFSDRGTVQSGNVSVMPDANAMFEDVTGLEFLNFISDLKNVPREEAVKYAEILGIKDDLQKKIQGYSFGMRKKISFIQAAIGNFQNYIFDEPTSGVDGPSAQKMVEIILTLKQNGAAILLTSHNLEELERVSDYIYVLEDGKITREGTVRDITSRTCLTEKDSWIEYILRVRSIDLLQSKLTEYFPEQIDSETLLIKLSKGDTIYSVFQTLQEVSEYIDEFYLYRRSLRDIIYGQ, translated from the coding sequence ATGATTGAAGTGAAGGACATTTCCAAATCATTTAAGGAAAACATGGTTTTGGACAGCATAACTATGACTGCATCAGATGGAGAAATCACATCTATCATTGGTAGTAATGGAGCAGGGAAGTCCACTTTAATAGCAATTATAATGGGTTATTATTTTTCAGATAGAGGAACAGTTCAGTCTGGAAATGTCTCTGTGATGCCAGATGCAAACGCTATGTTTGAGGATGTTACAGGTCTTGAATTTTTAAACTTTATATCAGACTTGAAAAACGTTCCTAGGGAAGAAGCTGTAAAATATGCTGAAATACTAGGAATCAAAGATGATTTACAAAAGAAGATTCAAGGCTATTCATTTGGAATGAGAAAGAAGATTAGCTTCATACAAGCTGCTATCGGAAATTTCCAAAACTATATTTTTGATGAGCCAACATCAGGAGTAGATGGTCCATCTGCTCAAAAAATGGTAGAGATTATTCTGACATTGAAACAGAATGGTGCGGCAATCTTATTAACATCGCACAATTTAGAAGAATTAGAGAGAGTTTCTGATTATATTTATGTATTGGAAGATGGCAAGATTACAAGAGAAGGAACTGTTAGAGACATTACTTCTAGGACGTGTTTGACAGAGAAAGATTCTTGGATAGAGTATATCCTTAGGGTTAGAAGCATTGATCTTTTACAATCGAAGTTGACAGAGTATTTTCCAGAGCAAATTGATTCAGAAACTCTTTTGATTAAACTTTCAAAAGGCGACACGATTTATTCTGTTTTTCAAACATTACAAGAAGTATCAGAGTACATTGACGAGTTTTACCTCTATAGAAGGTCGTTGAGAGATATTATATATGGGCAATGA
- the smpB gene encoding SsrA-binding protein SmpB, translating into MAKGEGNVIAQNKKARHDYTIVDTVEAGMVLTGTEIKSIRAGRINLKDGFAQIKQGEAWLVNVHIAPYDEGNIWNQEPTRTRKLLLRKKQIESLGNEVKGTGMTLVPLKVYIKDGFAKVLIGLAKGKHDYDKRESIKRREQDRDIKRTMKAINAR; encoded by the coding sequence ATGGCCAAGGGTGAGGGCAATGTGATTGCGCAGAATAAAAAAGCCCGCCACGACTATACCATTGTCGATACAGTGGAGGCGGGGATGGTCCTAACGGGGACGGAGATTAAGTCTATTCGTGCGGGGCGGATCAACCTTAAGGACGGCTTTGCCCAGATCAAGCAGGGCGAGGCTTGGTTGGTCAATGTCCATATCGCTCCCTACGATGAGGGCAATATCTGGAACCAGGAGCCAACGCGGACCCGCAAGCTCCTCTTGCGGAAGAAACAAATCGAGTCCTTGGGCAATGAGGTCAAGGGAACAGGGATGACCCTGGTTCCCCTCAAGGTCTATATCAAGGACGGCTTTGCCAAGGTCTTGATTGGGCTTGCCAAAGGGAAGCACGACTACGACAAGCGAGAGTCCATCAAACGCCGTGAGCAAGACCGTGATATCAAACGGACCATGAAGGCGATTAATGCGAGATGA
- the rnr gene encoding ribonuclease R, giving the protein MKNDIINYIKEVGPVTMDQLADQFGASSAKSFTDLVKLVSSMEGSRQLVFDNAGRIALPVPKVSKNKVTLQGIFRAHKSGFGFVTIDEEEDDLFVSRDDVNFAIEGDRVEVAIKKVADRLKGTAAEAEVIDILEHSLKTAVGLIVFDEDKPEYAGYIKSKNQKIAQKIYIKESPLVLTGTEILKVDIEAYPNKKRDHFVATIRDVVGHKDDVGIDVLEVLESMDIVSEFPDEVLAEANRVPESPSEKDFEGRLDLRDEIIFTIDGADAKDLDDAVHIKQLKNGNLELGVHIADVSYYVTEGSALDQEAVKRGTSVYVTDRVVPMLPERLSNGICSLNPNVDRLTQSAIMEIDRKGKVVKHWIGQTVIKTTFRMTYSDVNDMIAGNKEKLATYKAIVPSVDLMVKLHETLETMRYKRGALNFDTTEAKIIVNKDGLPVDIQLRQRGIAERMIESFMLAANECVAEHFAKLDLPFIYRIHEEPKSDKLQKFIDYATSFGLTVYGTASSISQDALQDLMERVKDEPYADVLNMMLLRSMQQARYSEHNHGHYGLGAEFYTHFTSPIRRYPDLLVHRMVREYGHNPAEKAEHFEQVIPELAKSSSSLERRAIEAEREVEAMKKAEFMQEFVGQEFDGVVSSVVKFGLFVELPNTVEGLIHVTNLNEYYQFHERTLTLQGEKSGRVFRVGQPIRIKLTRADKMTGEIDFAHVPSELDIVEKALKAKRRTASHSNRDRDDRSGRGRGKHHKQEAAGRDSGRHKSGKDHKSKSGKKDKKKKPFYKEVAKKNKKKRR; this is encoded by the coding sequence ATGAAAAACGATATTATAAACTATATTAAAGAAGTTGGTCCTGTGACCATGGATCAGCTAGCAGACCAGTTTGGTGCTAGCTCTGCCAAGAGCTTTACAGACTTGGTCAAGCTGGTTTCCAGTATGGAAGGTAGCCGTCAGCTTGTCTTTGACAATGCGGGTCGGATTGCTCTGCCAGTTCCAAAAGTGTCCAAAAACAAGGTAACCTTACAGGGTATTTTCCGTGCCCATAAGTCTGGTTTTGGCTTTGTGACCATTGATGAAGAGGAAGATGACCTCTTTGTCAGCCGTGACGATGTCAACTTCGCTATCGAGGGCGACCGAGTGGAAGTAGCCATTAAGAAAGTGGCGGACAGGCTCAAGGGGACAGCTGCCGAAGCGGAAGTCATTGATATTTTGGAACATAGTCTGAAAACAGCGGTGGGCTTGATTGTTTTTGACGAAGATAAGCCAGAGTATGCAGGCTACATCAAGTCTAAAAACCAGAAAATCGCTCAGAAGATTTACATCAAGGAGTCACCTCTGGTATTGACCGGGACGGAAATCCTCAAGGTTGACATTGAAGCCTATCCAAACAAGAAACGGGACCACTTTGTTGCGACCATTCGGGACGTGGTGGGCCACAAGGATGATGTGGGCATCGATGTCTTGGAAGTTTTGGAATCCATGGACATCGTGTCGGAATTCCCTGATGAAGTTTTGGCGGAGGCCAATCGGGTGCCAGAAAGTCCGTCTGAGAAGGACTTTGAAGGACGCTTGGACCTGCGAGATGAGATCATCTTTACTATCGACGGTGCGGATGCCAAGGACTTGGACGATGCGGTCCATATCAAGCAGCTCAAGAACGGCAATCTGGAGCTAGGTGTCCATATCGCTGATGTCAGCTACTATGTGACGGAAGGCTCAGCCTTGGACCAGGAAGCTGTCAAGCGTGGGACTTCTGTCTATGTGACCGACCGAGTGGTACCCATGCTGCCAGAACGCCTGTCAAACGGCATTTGTTCCCTCAATCCAAATGTGGACCGTCTAACCCAGTCGGCTATTATGGAAATTGACCGCAAGGGCAAGGTTGTCAAGCATTGGATTGGGCAAACGGTTATCAAAACCACCTTCCGTATGACCTATTCCGATGTCAATGACATGATTGCAGGTAACAAGGAAAAGCTTGCTACATACAAGGCAATCGTACCGAGTGTGGACCTTATGGTTAAGCTCCATGAAACCCTGGAAACCATGCGCTACAAGCGTGGGGCTCTCAACTTTGACACGACTGAAGCCAAAATCATCGTCAACAAGGACGGTCTGCCAGTCGATATCCAGCTGCGTCAGCGGGGCATTGCCGAGCGGATGATTGAGTCCTTCATGCTGGCTGCCAATGAGTGCGTTGCTGAGCATTTTGCCAAGCTGGACTTGCCTTTCATCTATCGGATCCACGAGGAGCCCAAGTCGGACAAGCTGCAGAAGTTCATCGACTATGCGACTAGCTTTGGTCTGACGGTCTATGGTACGGCCAGCTCTATCAGTCAGGACGCCCTTCAGGACCTCATGGAGAGGGTCAAGGATGAACCCTATGCGGATGTCCTCAACATGATGTTGCTGCGTTCCATGCAGCAGGCACGCTACTCGGAGCACAACCACGGTCACTACGGACTGGGTGCGGAGTTCTACACCCACTTCACCAGTCCTATCCGTCGCTATCCCGACCTGCTGGTTCACCGTATGGTACGGGAATATGGTCACAATCCTGCGGAAAAAGCAGAGCATTTTGAGCAGGTTATTCCTGAGCTTGCCAAGTCTTCGTCCAGTTTAGAACGCCGTGCCATTGAGGCAGAGCGGGAAGTCGAAGCCATGAAGAAGGCAGAGTTCATGCAAGAATTTGTTGGGCAAGAGTTTGACGGTGTCGTGTCTAGCGTGGTCAAGTTTGGGCTCTTTGTCGAGTTGCCAAATACAGTTGAAGGTCTGATCCATGTCACCAACCTTAACGAATACTACCAGTTCCACGAGCGGACTCTGACCTTGCAGGGTGAGAAATCTGGTCGGGTCTTCCGTGTCGGTCAGCCAATCCGTATCAAACTAACGCGGGCGGACAAGATGACAGGGGAAATCGATTTTGCCCACGTGCCGTCCGAGCTGGATATTGTCGAAAAGGCCTTGAAAGCCAAGCGGAGAACGGCTAGTCACTCCAACCGAGATCGTGATGATCGGTCAGGGCGAGGACGAGGTAAGCACCACAAACAAGAAGCTGCTGGTCGCGATAGCGGACGTCACAAGTCTGGGAAAGACCACAAGTCAAAAAGTGGTAAAAAAGACAAGAAAAAGAAACCATTTTACAAAGAAGTGGCTAAAAAGAACAAGAAGAAAAGGAGATAG
- the secG gene encoding preprotein translocase subunit SecG, with the protein MYQLLLTILLILSVILIAVIFIQPAKNQSSNVFDSTSGALFERTKARGFEAVMQRITAILIFLWMLDALALVIISSK; encoded by the coding sequence ATGTATCAACTATTATTAACCATTCTTTTGATTTTATCTGTTATTTTGATTGCGGTGATTTTTATCCAACCAGCCAAGAACCAGTCGAGCAACGTCTTTGATTCAACGAGCGGAGCCTTGTTTGAGCGTACTAAGGCGCGTGGTTTTGAGGCTGTGATGCAACGTATTACGGCTATTCTGATTTTCTTATGGATGTTGGATGCGCTAGCACTTGTTATCATTTCAAGTAAATAG
- the rpmG gene encoding 50S ribosomal protein L33, with the protein MRVKINLQCSECGSKNYLTSKNAKTHPDKIEVLKYCPKERKVTLHLETK; encoded by the coding sequence GTGAGAGTTAAAATCAATTTGCAGTGTTCAGAATGTGGGAGTAAAAACTATTTAACCAGTAAGAATGCCAAAACCCATCCAGATAAGATTGAGGTTTTGAAATACTGTCCAAAAGAGAGAAAAGTAACCCTCCACCTTGAAACCAAATAG
- a CDS encoding multidrug efflux MFS transporter, whose product MEEGSSYWQRNMKVAWLGNFLAGASFTLVMPFISVFVEELGVAAGQVEYYAGLAVSANAFAAAVMAPIWGSLADRYGRKPMMVRAAFAMIFTMGGMAFVPNVFWLIVLRVLNGVFTGYIPNATALIASQVPKDKTGYALGTLSTGAVAGNLIGPTLGGILAEMFGVHNVFLLVGLLYALVVVLTVFYIREDFVPVKKEDALSIRQVFEQVKDKQMLVGLFVTSMIIIAAAQAVVPILTLYVRHLGQTDNLLFVAGFIISLPGMASLVTSGYLGKLGDKIGNHRLLLMALAYSLLINVLCVFAQNPFQLGLLRFLYGFGTGALLPSVNSLLTKLTPKEGISRIFSYNQIFNNLGSVVGPMMGSAVAAQLGYDWVFYLSSGLVLFNLLWSLTNFRNYLKVRDVS is encoded by the coding sequence ATGGAAGAAGGTAGTAGTTACTGGCAGCGAAATATGAAAGTGGCCTGGCTAGGGAATTTTTTAGCTGGAGCTAGTTTTACCTTGGTCATGCCCTTTATCTCGGTCTTCGTGGAGGAGTTGGGAGTGGCTGCTGGTCAGGTGGAATATTATGCGGGGCTGGCGGTTTCTGCCAATGCCTTTGCGGCGGCGGTTATGGCTCCTATCTGGGGCAGTCTGGCAGATCGTTACGGTCGCAAGCCCATGATGGTGCGGGCGGCCTTTGCCATGATTTTTACCATGGGAGGCATGGCCTTTGTGCCTAATGTTTTTTGGCTGATTGTCCTACGGGTCTTGAACGGTGTCTTTACGGGTTATATTCCTAATGCGACGGCCTTGATTGCTAGTCAGGTGCCAAAGGACAAAACAGGCTATGCTCTGGGGACCTTGTCAACAGGGGCAGTAGCGGGAAACTTGATTGGGCCAACGCTAGGCGGTATTCTGGCGGAGATGTTTGGTGTCCACAATGTCTTTCTGCTGGTCGGACTGCTTTATGCTTTGGTCGTCGTGCTAACCGTTTTTTACATTCGTGAGGATTTTGTTCCTGTCAAGAAGGAGGATGCCCTGTCTATTCGACAAGTTTTTGAACAGGTCAAAGATAAGCAGATGTTGGTAGGGCTCTTTGTGACTTCTATGATTATCATCGCGGCTGCTCAGGCTGTGGTGCCGATTTTGACTCTTTATGTACGGCATTTGGGTCAGACGGATAATCTGCTCTTTGTAGCTGGTTTTATCATCTCTCTACCCGGTATGGCCTCCTTAGTGACTTCAGGATATTTAGGGAAGTTGGGGGATAAGATTGGCAACCACAGGCTCTTGCTGATGGCTCTGGCTTACAGCTTGCTAATCAACGTTCTCTGTGTCTTTGCTCAAAATCCTTTTCAGCTTGGACTTTTACGTTTCCTATATGGCTTTGGAACAGGAGCCCTCTTGCCTTCAGTCAATTCGCTCTTGACCAAGCTGACACCCAAAGAAGGGATTTCCAGGATTTTTTCTTATAACCAGATTTTTAACAATCTAGGTTCTGTTGTGGGGCCAATGATGGGGTCAGCGGTGGCTGCTCAACTGGGCTATGACTGGGTGTTTTACTTATCCAGTGGCCTGGTCTTATTCAATTTACTTTGGTCCTTGACCAATTTTAGAAATTACTTGAAAGTAAGGGATGTTTCGTGA
- the coaE gene encoding dephospho-CoA kinase (Dephospho-CoA kinase (CoaE) performs the final step in coenzyme A biosynthesis.), whose protein sequence is MAKVIGITGGIASGKSTVTAFLREQGYPVIDADAVVHELQAKGGKLYQVLVKEFGQDILSDDGNLDRVKLGQAVFADSKLRARLSNLQDQIIRQELLDRRDALKQTEPVVFMDIPLLYEADYSGEVDEVWLVYVDRAQQLERLMKRNGYSAQDAENRLAAQLSLEEKRDKSQVVIDNRGAVEATLMQVARLLEEL, encoded by the coding sequence ATGGCTAAAGTTATCGGAATAACAGGGGGCATTGCCTCTGGAAAATCAACCGTTACAGCTTTTTTGAGAGAACAAGGTTATCCAGTCATCGATGCGGATGCGGTCGTGCATGAGTTGCAGGCCAAAGGTGGCAAGCTCTATCAGGTTTTGGTGAAAGAGTTTGGTCAAGACATCCTATCAGATGATGGAAATTTAGATAGGGTAAAGCTGGGTCAGGCTGTTTTTGCGGATAGCAAATTGCGGGCTCGTTTGTCTAATTTGCAGGACCAAATTATCAGGCAGGAGCTGTTAGACAGAAGGGATGCTCTCAAGCAGACGGAGCCAGTGGTTTTCATGGATATTCCCCTGCTCTACGAGGCGGATTATAGCGGGGAAGTGGATGAAGTCTGGCTGGTTTATGTCGATCGAGCGCAGCAGTTGGAACGGCTGATGAAGCGCAACGGTTATTCAGCTCAAGATGCGGAAAATCGTCTGGCTGCTCAGCTTTCTTTAGAGGAAAAACGGGACAAATCCCAAGTGGTGATTGATAATAGGGGAGCAGTGGAGGCGACCTTGATGCAGGTTGCTCGGCTTTTGGAGGAGTTATAG
- the mutM gene encoding DNA-formamidopyrimidine glycosylase, protein MPELPEVETVRRGLKRLVKGKVIEKVKVTYAPMIKTGVDVFCQDLLGQEIEHVERRGKYLLLYLTDFVLISHLRMEGKYNFFPDQVPANKHFYAFFTFSDGSTLVYQDVRKFGTMELLGKADVDAYFISRKIGPEPTEEDFVLEEFALKLAKSNKPIKSHLLDQSLVAGLGNIYVDEVLFRAQVHPAQASNQLSAEQVADLRQATIEVLQLGIEKGGSTIRTYKNALGMDGTMQDYLQVYGKTGQACPRCQTEIVKIQLGGRGTHFCPKCQVKDG, encoded by the coding sequence ATGCCCGAATTACCTGAGGTTGAGACGGTTCGTCGTGGTTTGAAACGATTGGTCAAGGGAAAGGTCATCGAAAAGGTCAAGGTGACCTATGCCCCTATGATTAAGACTGGTGTGGATGTCTTCTGTCAGGACTTGCTTGGTCAGGAAATAGAGCATGTGGAACGCCGAGGGAAGTACCTGCTGTTGTACTTAACAGATTTTGTTTTGATTTCCCATTTACGCATGGAAGGTAAGTACAATTTCTTTCCAGACCAGGTGCCTGCCAACAAGCATTTTTATGCCTTTTTTACTTTTTCAGATGGCTCGACCTTGGTTTATCAGGATGTCCGCAAGTTTGGAACCATGGAGTTGTTGGGGAAGGCGGATGTGGATGCCTATTTTATCAGTCGAAAAATTGGTCCTGAGCCGACGGAGGAAGATTTTGTCCTAGAAGAATTTGCACTCAAGTTAGCTAAGTCGAACAAGCCCATTAAGTCACATCTTTTGGACCAGTCTTTAGTTGCTGGTTTGGGCAATATCTATGTCGATGAGGTTCTGTTTAGAGCACAAGTTCATCCTGCTCAAGCAAGTAATCAGTTATCGGCTGAGCAGGTGGCAGACCTTCGTCAAGCCACCATTGAAGTCCTGCAACTGGGTATCGAAAAAGGTGGCTCAACCATTCGGACCTATAAGAATGCCTTGGGCATGGATGGGACCATGCAGGATTATTTACAAGTTTACGGAAAGACAGGGCAGGCCTGTCCCCGTTGCCAGACAGAGATTGTAAAAATCCAGTTGGGCGGACGGGGGACGCATTTCTGTCCCAAGTGTCAGGTGAAAGATGGCTAA
- the era gene encoding GTPase Era has product MTFKSGFVAILGRPNVGKSTFLNYVMGQKIAIMSDKAQTTRNKIMGIYTTEEEQIVFIDTPGIHKPKTALGDFMVESAYSTLREVDTVLFMVPADEKRGKGDDMIMERLKQAKVPVILVVNKIDKVHPDQLLEQIDDFRQQMDFKEIVPISATQGNNVNRLMEILKENLDEGFQYFPADQITDHPERFLVSEMIREKVLHLTREEIPHSVAVVIESMKRDEFTDKVHIRATIMVERDSQKGIIIGKQGAMLKKIGSMARRDIELMLGDKVFLETWVKVKKNWRDKKLDLADFGYNEKEY; this is encoded by the coding sequence ATGACATTTAAGTCAGGTTTTGTGGCGATTTTAGGTCGTCCAAACGTTGGGAAATCAACCTTTCTCAACTATGTAATGGGGCAGAAAATTGCCATCATGAGCGATAAGGCTCAAACAACCCGTAATAAGATTATGGGCATTTATACGACAGAGGAAGAGCAGATTGTCTTCATTGACACACCAGGAATTCACAAACCCAAGACGGCTTTAGGAGATTTTATGGTGGAATCTGCCTACAGCACCCTGCGTGAAGTGGACACGGTCCTCTTTATGGTGCCAGCCGATGAAAAACGAGGCAAGGGTGACGACATGATTATGGAGCGGCTCAAGCAGGCAAAAGTTCCAGTTATCCTCGTTGTTAACAAGATTGATAAGGTTCATCCAGACCAACTTTTGGAACAGATTGATGATTTCCGTCAACAGATGGACTTCAAGGAAATTGTGCCCATTTCTGCTACCCAAGGCAATAATGTCAATCGCTTGATGGAAATTCTAAAAGAAAATCTGGACGAAGGATTCCAATATTTCCCTGCGGACCAAATCACTGACCACCCAGAACGTTTCTTGGTGTCTGAGATGATTCGAGAGAAGGTCTTACACCTGACCCGTGAGGAAATTCCGCACTCTGTCGCCGTAGTCATCGAATCTATGAAACGCGATGAATTTACCGACAAGGTTCACATTCGTGCGACCATTATGGTGGAGCGTGATAGCCAGAAAGGCATCATCATCGGCAAGCAAGGAGCCATGCTCAAGAAAATTGGCTCCATGGCCCGTCGTGATATTGAATTGATGTTGGGCGACAAAGTCTTTCTCGAAACCTGGGTCAAGGTCAAGAAAAACTGGCGAGACAAAAAACTCGACCTCGCCGACTTTGGATATAATGAGAAAGAGTATTAA
- a CDS encoding diacylglycerol kinase family protein → MDLQENNSKNRWKNRELMASLDFAMSGLLTAFKEERNMKKHLASAVLVVLAGLIFQVSVTEWLFLLLSISLVIAFEIMNSAIESVVDLASDYHFHLLAKNAKDMAAGAVLFVSGFALLTGLIIFLPKIWDFIF, encoded by the coding sequence ATGGACTTACAAGAGAATAATTCAAAAAATCGTTGGAAAAATAGGGAGTTGATGGCCAGTTTGGACTTTGCTATGTCAGGTCTTTTGACGGCTTTCAAGGAAGAGCGCAACATGAAGAAGCATCTAGCTTCAGCTGTCCTGGTTGTGCTTGCGGGATTGATTTTTCAGGTATCTGTTACAGAATGGCTTTTCCTCTTGCTTAGTATCAGTCTGGTCATTGCTTTTGAAATCATGAACTCAGCTATCGAGAGTGTAGTGGATTTGGCGTCAGACTATCATTTCCATCTATTAGCCAAGAATGCAAAAGACATGGCAGCAGGAGCAGTCTTGTTTGTGTCAGGATTTGCCTTGTTGACAGGATTGATTATCTTTTTGCCGAAAATTTGGGACTTTATTTTTTAG
- the ybeY gene encoding rRNA maturation RNase YbeY — protein sequence MYIEMIDETGQVPAQMQEQITDLLQFAAEKIGKQNKEMAVTFVDNKRVHEVNLEYRGIDRPTDVVSLEYKPENEIFFDEEDLQDNPELAEMMEDFDAYIGELYISIDKAREQAEDYGHSYEREMGFLAVHGFLHINGYDHYRPEDEAEMFGLQEEILTAYGLTRE from the coding sequence ATGTATATTGAAATGATTGATGAAACAGGGCAGGTTCCTGCTCAAATGCAAGAGCAGATTACGGATTTGCTCCAGTTTGCTGCCGAAAAAATTGGCAAGCAGAATAAGGAAATGGCTGTGACCTTTGTGGACAATAAGCGTGTCCATGAAGTGAACTTGGAGTACCGTGGGATTGACCGTCCTACAGATGTCGTTAGCCTAGAGTATAAGCCAGAAAACGAGATTTTCTTCGACGAGGAAGACTTGCAGGACAATCCTGAATTGGCTGAGATGATGGAAGACTTCGATGCCTATATTGGTGAGTTGTATATTTCTATCGATAAGGCGCGTGAGCAAGCTGAAGATTACGGACACAGCTACGAGCGCGAAATGGGCTTTTTAGCTGTACACGGTTTTCTGCATATCAATGGCTATGACCATTATAGACCAGAAGATGAGGCAGAAATGTTTGGTTTACAAGAAGAAATTTTGACAGCTTATGGACTTACAAGAGAATAA
- a CDS encoding MurR/RpiR family transcriptional regulator, with protein MLQTPKHITAIIEAHLDQMTRLEKQIASYFTQLDPASADLSLENTTQTLHISPSALTRFAKKCGFSGYREFVFAFQNNQQYLDKHFEKLQRSLTKKVLIDYEEILTATNNLVDEEKLEEIAKLIDSSKRVYFYGIGSSGLVAMEIKSRFMRLGVVCDAITDKNNLIWTTNILDQTCLVIGLSLSGQTEEVIEHLHLAAQKGSTTALLTTKPPSQSPFDQVIPVASVRHLNYGNRISPQIPLLIMLDVIYAYFLSIDKDRKESIFKQTIKE; from the coding sequence ATGTTACAAACACCGAAACATATTACAGCAATTATCGAAGCTCATTTGGACCAAATGACAAGGCTTGAAAAGCAAATAGCCAGCTACTTTACCCAGTTGGACCCTGCCAGTGCTGATCTTAGCCTTGAAAACACCACCCAAACCCTGCATATTTCCCCATCTGCTCTGACCAGGTTTGCTAAAAAATGTGGATTTTCTGGCTACAGGGAATTTGTTTTCGCATTTCAAAATAACCAGCAGTATTTGGATAAGCATTTTGAGAAATTGCAGCGCAGCCTGACGAAAAAAGTCTTGATCGACTACGAAGAAATCTTGACTGCCACCAACAATTTAGTGGATGAAGAAAAATTGGAAGAAATTGCCAAGCTCATTGACAGTAGCAAACGTGTCTACTTCTATGGTATAGGCAGTTCTGGCTTAGTGGCCATGGAAATCAAATCCCGTTTTATGCGACTGGGGGTCGTTTGTGATGCCATTACAGATAAAAACAACCTCATTTGGACAACCAATATCCTAGATCAGACCTGCTTGGTCATTGGACTCTCCTTGTCCGGTCAGACAGAAGAAGTCATCGAACACTTACACTTGGCTGCTCAGAAAGGGAGCACAACTGCCCTTCTGACCACCAAGCCACCTTCTCAATCCCCCTTTGACCAAGTCATTCCAGTCGCCTCTGTCCGCCATCTCAACTATGGCAACCGCATTTCCCCTCAAATTCCCCTCCTCATCATGCTTGATGTTATCTACGCCTATTTTTTATCCATCGACAAGGACAGAAAAGAAAGTATTTTCAAACAAACCATCAAGGAATAA